One Microcebus murinus isolate Inina chromosome 10, M.murinus_Inina_mat1.0, whole genome shotgun sequence DNA segment encodes these proteins:
- the TAC3 gene encoding tachykinin-3 isoform X1, producing the protein MRSTLLFTAILAISLAQSFGAVCEESQEQVVSSGGHSKKDSNLYQLPPSSLLRRLYDSRSVSLEGLLKVLSKASVDPKESSLPQKRDMHDFFVGLMGKRNMQPDTPADVNQKNIPSFGTLKYSPDAE; encoded by the exons ATGAGGAGCACCCTGCTGTTCACAGCCATCCTGGCCATCAGCCTGGCTCAGAGCTTTGGGGCTGTCTGTGAGGAGTCGCAGGAGCAGGTGGTGTCCAGCGGGGGCCACAGCAAG aagGATTCGAATCTCTACCAGCTGCCCCCGTCATCCTTGCTCCGGAGACTCTATGACAGCCGCTCAGTCTCTCTGGAGGGATTGCTCAAAGTGCTGAGCAAGGCTAGCGTTG ATCCTAAGGAATCGTCACTTCCCCAGAAAC GTGACATGCATGACTTCTTTGTGGGACTTATGGGCAAGAGGAACATGCAGCCAG ATACTCCTGCTGATGTGAATCAAAAGAACATTCCCAGCTTTGGCACCCTCAAGTATTCCCCTGATGCAGAATGA
- the TAC3 gene encoding tachykinin-3 isoform X2, with amino-acid sequence MRSTLLFTAILAISLAQSFGAVCEESQEQVVSSGGHSKKDSNLYQLPPSSLLRRLYDSRSVSLEGLLKVLSKASVDPKESSLPQKHTPADVNQKNIPSFGTLKYSPDAE; translated from the exons ATGAGGAGCACCCTGCTGTTCACAGCCATCCTGGCCATCAGCCTGGCTCAGAGCTTTGGGGCTGTCTGTGAGGAGTCGCAGGAGCAGGTGGTGTCCAGCGGGGGCCACAGCAAG aagGATTCGAATCTCTACCAGCTGCCCCCGTCATCCTTGCTCCGGAGACTCTATGACAGCCGCTCAGTCTCTCTGGAGGGATTGCTCAAAGTGCTGAGCAAGGCTAGCGTTG ATCCTAAGGAATCGTCACTTCCCCAGAAAC ATACTCCTGCTGATGTGAATCAAAAGAACATTCCCAGCTTTGGCACCCTCAAGTATTCCCCTGATGCAGAATGA